Sequence from the Marinobacter antarcticus genome:
TCCTGGTCGAAGGCGTTTGCGGCTTCGGCTTCCGGCTCCGACATGGACTGGGTAAGTGCTTCGAGCTCAGCAACCAACTCATCGCCGGACTCGATTGCCAGCCCTGCAGCCACCTGATCCATCATGTTGAGCAGATGCTCATGGGCGTTGCCCACGGTTGAGAAGAACTGTTTGTCTGGTGCTTCGCTTCGGGCTGTGGCTGCTGCGTAGACTTCTTGCAATGCTTTTGACAAGGCTGCTACATCAGGCAGCCCGGCATCGGTCGCTGCGTCGGTAAGCTGCGCCAGTTCGGCATTCAGGCGGCGGAGCGATCCGGTATCCTGCGGATTGTCTGCCCACTGCTCGAGGATGAGGTCAGCATCCAGAACAATGTCCAGGCCTTCATTGAGGAATAGCTGCACGAGCTGGGATGGTGCGGGCTGCTGGCCGTCATGGCTCGCGTATTCACTGTAGGTGCGGAGCCTGTCGCTGGAAATATGTTCCAGTTTTTCAAGAAAGGCCTCGGTGCCGGGCAGGGAAGCCTGGGGCTCTCTGCGGATCTGCTCCAACCCTTGTGTCAGAAAGTCGCAAGCCGTTTCAATCAGCGACAGCACATCGCGGTCGGCGCGCAGATTCTGGGCGCGGGACTCCTTGATGAAGCGCTCCAGCGGGGCAATGACCGCTGCAATTGGGGCGATCCCCGCCGTATGGGCGCTGCCCTTGAGAGTATGAAGAGCACGGGAAAGATTGTCGGTGTAGGACACGTTAATCTTGTCACCAGCTGATTCAAGAAACGCTCTAAGGGTCTGCAGATGGGTTTCGGTTTCGCTCTCGAAGATATCCAGCAGCACCGGATCAACGCCGCCGTCATCCGCGTCGTATGACGTTTCGGGTAGCTCCATAGCGCCGGCATTGGGAGCACCCTCGGTTTCTGCGGCCGGCATGGTGCTGGTGTCGGGGATCTCGCCGTTGGCCAGGGCGGTGGCTCGCGCTTCAAGGCCAGAAGGATCGACTGAAGGCGGGTTTTGGTGTTCAAAATCACTCACCAGAGACGGAAGAATGCCGGTAGCGTCATCCAGCAAGCTGGCAATGTCGTCGTTCATGAAAATGCTGCCGTCGATTACACGGTTCAGCATGTTTTCTACAGACCAGGCCAGCTCACCTACCACCAGTGCACCCACCATGCGACCGCTACCCTTAAGGGTGTGGAATGCGCGTCGTACTTCGGAGAGGGCGCTGCGATCATCATGCTGGCGCAGCAGCATTGGCAGGTATTCCCGGATGGTGTCCAGAACCTCGCCCGCCTCCTCGATAAAGATCTCGAGGATTTCATCGTCAATCAGATCATCGTGCCGGTCATTGCCGGCCGCTACGTCCGGCTCCGGGTTTGCCTCGGGCGCTGGTTCGCCCAGCACGTCGGCCGGAGTGTCGGTCTGTTCATCGTCGTCGCTGCGGCGAGTTGTCGCTATGGACTCGGCGCGTTCGATCAGCCCGGCTACGTCGCCAGCCACCTTGCCTTCACGGAACTCTTGAATCAATGAAGGAATGCGGGCGTTGACTTCGTCGATCAGAGTGAAAAGTTCGTCGTTCGGTTTGATACTCTGGTCGATGACCCGGTTCAGCAGGTTTTCCACAGACCAGGCCAGCTCTCCAAGACTGTTTGCACCCACCATGCGACCGCTGCCTTTGAGCGTATGGAACGCTCGACGGACTTCTGTCAGTGCCGCGCGGTCGTCGTGGTTCTGGCGCAGCCGTGGGTAAAATTCGTGGATGGTCTGCAGAACTTCCTCTGCTTCCTCCACAAAGATACCGAGGATCTCATCGTCCAGAAGATCCTCGTCCGACGTTTTGGTTTCGGTTTGTTCGACAACCGGTGTGCTGTCTTGGGCAGGCTCGTTGTCCCAAGTCGGTTCCTCACCTACGGGGAAGCCAAGGCTGGCGAGACTTTCTTCGGCGATTCGCAGAATGTCGTCGTTATCACTGATGCCTTCAGCCAGGCGCTCCAGATAGTATTCAATACTGGTGATTGCGTCGGCCAGGGTATCCAGCTGTTTCCAGTCGGGCACGTGTCTGTCGCTGAGCAGAACGTCTGAAATGTAGCGCTCGGCAGAGGCTAGCATGCTGACCACACGGTCCAGTGGAACCAGGCTCAGACCGCCGCGGATGCTGTGCAGCAGGCCGGGGACATGTTCGATTTCACGGGTGTCCCACTGGGACGCAATAAAGTTGATAACAGCAGATTTCACCTGCTCCAGTGTGTTGCGCGACTCCCTCAGGAGGGCGCTGCTGGCTTCACCGAGCTCCCGGGAGCCCTGGCTGAGAGGCAGGTTATCGTCACTATTACCGGAGCGCTCCGGTTGCCGGTCACTGTCCAGGCCAGCGAGGCTGGCTTCCACATAGAGCAGAGCTCCGGCGATGTCCATCAAGGTGCCATCATCGACCAATTCGTTCTGGGCGCTGAGTTTTTCAACCAGTTCGATCTGCTCTGTAATGACTTTCCGAGGAATTCCCAGGCCGAGAACTGCGAGTGTGTTACCTACTTGCACCAGACCAGGCAGAAGATCTTCAAGTTCGCTGTTTTGACGCATTTCAGAGCGGACAAACAGATCAAGCTGATCTTTCAGCTTGGCGAGCTCTTCATTAAGCGCGCTGACAACAGAGTGGATGGCTTCACGGCCGGGGCCGGAAACACGGTTCCTGGCAGCATCTACATCATCTTCAGAGGGCAGAGCCTGCTCAAGTTGATAGCGGCTACGCAGGTCCCGGACCTTTTCGGAGTCCAGGTCCCGGGCCCGGGCAACATAATAGAGCAGGTGTTTAAGCAACGCGTCGGGCGCGGGCTGCGCGAGGATATTGCCATGCTCGTCGATGAGACGGCGGATCTCGCTGTCGAGCTCCCGCAGCAAGGATTTAACCGCGGCGTTGACTGGGTTGGCCCTGGCCTGGAGCGTTTCCACGAAGGCTGCTGCGGCTTTCCAGAGTTCCCCGCGGGGTGTTTTCTGGCACAGGCGAACCAGCCGATGAATGACTTTCTGCAGGTACGCAAACTGTGCGTTGAGGTCTTCTTCGCGAATGACGCCGGCAAGGGCAAACTGGTACATCTGGCGAAGTTTACGAACATGGCCGAGTACGTTCGGATCCTGCAGGCGCTGGGAAACGTTGCCTGCAACCTGCATACGCGACGGGCCCAGATCAGGTTTGAACAGCGAGGTGTCTGAAAGCAGAGAGTCGCCCCGTGCGGCCCTGAGATCGTTCAGCAAAGGCAGCAGCACCATGGGGAAATCATCCTGGCTGCTGGTCAGGTGTTCCAGATACTGCGGAAGCTGCAGAATCGCCTGCATCAGAACGTTAACGGCTTCGTCCACGCTGGCGACACTGTTGTTCAGCACCGCCTGGGTGAGCTTCTCCATTTCCTCGGTCAGCAAGGCTGCACCGTAAAGCTCAACCATCTTCAGAGTGCCATGCACCTGATGGAGATAATTCAGGCAGAAGCGCAGGCGAGCGGTGTCGTCACGATTCTCGACATACGCTTCCAGCGCGTGCTGACCCTGAGTCAGCGTGTCCTGTATTTCGCCCCGAACCCAGTCGAGGGCGATGCTGTCATGGTGATTGCCCATAACCTCTCCGGTTATTCTTCGTCAGTCTGGCGCTTTATCCACGCCAGTACATGTTCCGAGGGTACTCTTTGCAGGCCAGGGGGCTGCCAGTCGGTCAGCTCTCCCTGGCCCAGAACCAGAAGTCCCCCGGGCGCCAGCCGCTCTGCAAGTCGCCTGACAATGTCCCGCCGGCGCCAGCGACGGAAATAAATCAGCAAATTCTGGCAGAAGATAATGTTCATCCCGTGCATGGGTGCCTTATCCAGATCCAATACATTCAATCTGGTGAAACAAACCCTTTCCCGGATGCTATCGACAATTTCAACGGTATTTCGCTCGGCCGGGCGGAAATACCGGGTCTTCATGTTTTCTTCCATGCCCTGCAGTTTACGGGCATTAAACTGGCCAGCCCGGGCCTTCTCGATCACCGGCGAACTGATATCCGAGCCGGTTACGCCATACAGCGGCTGCAGAGCCAGCTGGTTCATACACTCGTTCAGCACCATGGCAAGAGTGTAAGGCTCTTCGCCCGTGGAACATCCGACACTCCAGGCTTCAAGAGCATGCTTCCGGAACTGCTCTCTGGGCCGCGTGAGAATATAGTCGGCGACTAACCGAAAGGCGTCCGGATCCCGGAAAAAACGGGTTTCCTGTACCGTTACCCGATCAACCAGTGTCGACCATTCCCGTATGGCATCCGGCCCAAAGACAATCGTTTCGTAGTAGGCCTGATAGCTACTGCAGCCTATTTCCCGCATCCGGATAGCAAGATTGGTCTCCAGAAAAGAGCGCCGCTCCGCAGGCAGTGTCATGCCTGTGCGGTCCTCCAGCAGTGCCTGCCACTGGCTGAACTGCGCCTCGTCCATATCAGGAAGACGACGCAGAAACCAAGTGCTCTCGGCAGGTGACGGGTTGTTATGAAGTTCAGACATAAACCGCCATTAGCCCTGGGCTGTAATCAGCTCACCACCGGAACGTTGCTGTCTTCCTCTTCTTCGTGGTCGACCATATCTTCTTCGGGCAGCGTGAAGCCGGCAACGGAGGACCGCAGCTCGGACGCCATGTCTGCCAGATTCCCGATCGACTTCGCGGTTGCGTTGGTACCGGACGATGTTTGGGAAGTAATTTCCTGGATAACGTTCATCGTATTGGAAATGTGCGCCGCAGAGGATGACTGCTGGCGAGCGGCGTTGGAGATGTTCTGAATCAGCTCCGCAAGACTCATGGATACGTTCTCGATTTCCTCGAGGGCAATACCCGCATCCTGTGCCAGACGTGCACCACGAACCACCTCGGCGGTGGTATGCTCCATGGAGATAACCGCTTCGTTGGTGTCGGACTGGATCGTCTTGACCAGTGCTTCAATTTGCTTGGTTGCCGCAGAGGAGCGTTCCGCGAGGCGCTGAACCTCGTCCGCAACTACCGCAAAGCCCCGGCCTGCATCACCGGCCATGGAGGCCTGGATTGCAGCGTTCAGGGATAGAATGTTGGTCTGGTCGGCAATGTCGTTGATCAGGGATACGATGTCACCGATCTCCTGGGAAGATTCACCCAGACGCTTGATCCGCTTCGATGTTTCCTGGATCTGCTCGCGGATGTTATCCATGCCGCGGATGGTGTTCTGTACCACTTCTGCGCCTTTCTTGGCGATGGCAACCGAGCGTTCCGCAACCGCTGAAGATTCTGCAGCGTTGGAAGATACCTGGTCGATGGATACGGCCATTTCGTTAACAGCTGCAGAGGCGCCGGCAATTTCCTGAGCCTGGTGCTCAGATGCATCTGCCAGGTGCATGGCAGTGGACTGGGTTTCCTGGGCTGCTGAGGCCACACGTACCGCTGTGCCACGAATCGCCTGTACCAACCCGCGCATCTGGTCGATCGCGTAGTTGATGGAGTCGGCGATGGCGCCGGTAAAGTCCTCGGTTACTGTGGCTTCTGCGGTAAGGTCACCGTCGGCCAGATCGGCCAGTTCGTCCAGCAGCCGAAGGATCGCATTCTGGTTCTGCTCATTCTGCTCCTGAGTAGTTGCAAGACGCGCTTGGGCTTCCCGGTACAGAGCAAGGCCGATAAACACTACCATGGCGGCCATGGCAGCCAGAATGAAAAAAGCCAGAGTCGGGCTGACAAGCCGCGAGCCGCTCTGGGCGCGGAAGCTTTCGGCCAGAACAGAGAGCTCAGAAAGCAGGATTTCGGAATTCTGGAAGATGTCGCTGGCTGCGGTGCGTACCTTGAAGAGGTCGGGAGAAGCTTCAAGGATAGCGTCTACGTTCTGGGAAACGAACGCGAACAGTTCATCAACCGCTTCCAGGCCGTAAATGGCATCTTCGTCGTTTACTTTCGAAATGCCCATGGCCGGATTGCCGTTAAGCTGACCCTCGAGCACCCGGCCAAACAGGCTGGCGTCGCGGCCAAACCGGTCGGCGGCGATAACAGCGTCTTCGTCACCGGAAAGTACGTTGTTTACCGAGCGAACAATCCGCTCTGCCAGCAGTGACTGGCGTTGTGCCAGTGCAATCTGTTCAGACGGCGCTTTGTTGTCCAGCAGGATCTGTACGATATCGTCGTACTCAACCTGAAGCTGAGGAATGGTTTCGTTCAGGGTACGCGCTACTTCGTGCAGGCCAAGCACGGCATCCCGGGTGGTCAGAATGCTGTCAGCGTTCTCGCGTACCGTGTTCCAGTGTTGCTGAACACCGCTCTCGCGGGCCAGTTCACTAGGTGGCAGGCCGGTTTCCGGGTTGCCTTCGGTCACGTTTGCCCAGAGCTGCTGGAATTCATCGCGGGAGCGGCGCAACTGGTTGAATGCCTCGGCGGTACCGCCGGCGGCCTCAGTCGCGTTTTTCGCGATTTCCTGTGAAAGCACCCTCAGATCAGCTGAGTTGGCGATGTATTCCTGATCGTTCTGGCTGTCCCTGTTAACAATAAACAGGACCACAACGAGCAGGACAGTGAGTGCGATCAGTGAGGCGATCAAGCCGGCAACGAGCTTGTTGCCTCCCTGGCCTGTACCGATTCTTCCGGCTCTGTTTTTCATTTTCTGGCTCCCGGCCTCTTCAAGAATTTGGCAAGTTGTTTTAATCAGGCTTCAGGCAGTCAGGGCGTTTGTCCTGCCACGGTCATCACCCTTACCACTGTGCGACGTCGAGAAAGCGTTCGTCTTCGAGCAGGTCGACGGCGGAAAACACTTTCCAGACTTCTTCGTTTCGTTCATAGCCGCCTGCGACAAACGGTTGAACGTTTTCAGGCACACCCGTTGGCGCTGCCTTGAAACTGTCGGTTGCAAAGTACTGCATGCCCAGTACAGTATCGACGACCAGACCACTGAAAATATCGCCTTGTTCAACAACAAGAACCCGTCGTTCCCGCGGGCTGCGGGATGAGCGGGGAATGTCAAAGAATCCGGCAAGATCTACCAGGGGGAGAAGGCGACCGCGAACGTTGGCAGCACCCATCAAAAATGGCCGCACTCCCGGAATGTGCGTAAACCGGGGAACGTGCAGTATCTCAGTGACCTCACCCATGGGAGCCACATAGTGCTCACCTGCAAGAACAAAGCCGATGCCATTCCACAGTTCTACGGCTTCCTGTTGTTCCGGCAGGCCAGCGGCCATGGACCGGCTGCGCTGGGCGATATCCGTCAGAACGGCAAAGGGGGCGACCTGGGCGGACATGCTTACTCCACGGTTAGGGATCAGGCAATCAGACTGTTGATTGTCTTGATCAGGTCGTCTTCGTTAACCGGCTTTACCAGATACCCTTTGGCGCCTTGGCGGGTGCCCCACACGCGGTCGGTTTCCTGATCTTTGGTGGTAACAATAATGACAGGGATGGACGCCGTTTCCGGAGCTCGGGTCAGTTGGCGGGTTGCCTGAAAACCGTTGAGGCCAGGCATGACCACATCCATGAGCACCAGATCCGGGGTTTCTGCGCGAGCCTTTGCAACACCATCGGCGCCATTATCGGCGGTAAGCACGTCGTGTTTGTGCTTTTCCAGAATGGTGGAGATTTTCTTAACCTCGGTAGGAGAGTCATCAACAATCAGAATGCGAGCCATGGGTTCCTCGATGGTTCTTTGTGTCAGCAGGTTTACTGTGTCGTCACGGGTAGATAGTGACGGATCGTATTGAGCAGCTCATCTTTGCTGAACGGTTTGGTCAGATATTCGTCAGAGCCGACGATACGGCCCTTGGCTTTATCGAAAAGCCCGTCCTTGCTGGACAGCATGATGACCGGCGTCTTTTTGAAAGAGGAATTATTCTTGATGAGCGCGCAGGTCTGATAGCCGTCCAGGCGAGGCATCATGATATCCACAAAAATGATGTCCGGTTGTGAGTCGGCAATTTTGGCCAGAGCATCAAAACCGTCTGTCGCGGTGATAACCTCACAGCCAACCTTTTTCAGGAGGGTTTCTGCGGTGCGACGGATGGTTTTACTGTCGTCGATCACCATGATCTTCAAGTTCTCGAAGTTGTCATCCATTATCCAGGTGCCTTGCGCTCAGCGACTGTCATTGTTTTCAAACGAGGGTTTTAGCATAAACCTTAAGGTTCTTCTATAAACCCCGATCATTTATAGATTATCGATGGCCCGATAAAAAGTATTACTTTGTGACCAAATGTACTTCTGCCTGAAACATCACGTAATCGACCAAGGATTTCTCCGGATGCATTCAAGGCTCGGGTACAATACCATCTGGTGTCGCAGCATAGCACTTATTGTCCGGTTCACTCTGCAGACCGGTTCGTGTTTTTAACCCCTCAGGAGCGCAAGAGGCACTATGACAGTTCGACTCGGGATCGTGATGGATCCGATTGAGGATATCCATTTCAAAAAAGACAGTTCACTGGCGATGTTGCTGGCGGCGCAAAACCGCGGCTGGGAAATCGAGTACATGGAGCTGCCAGACTTGTATATGGATGGTGGCAAAGCCATGGCCCATACGCGCAGCCTCACGGTGCACATGGATCCGGAGAACTGGTACGGCTTCGGCCCGGCCAGGGATCGCGCTCTGGGCGATCTCGATGCGATTCTTATGCGCAAGGATCCGCCCGTGGATCGCGAGTTCCTGATTGCCACCTACATTCTTGAATCTGCGGAGCAGCAGGGCGCCCTGGTGGTTAACCCCGCAGCAACCCTGCGTGATTGTAATGAAAAACTGTTTGCTACCCAGTTCGAGGATCTTACGCCGCCGTTGCTGGTAAGCCGGTCGTCGAAGCGTTTCCGGGAGTTTTACGCGGAACACGGTGACGTTATCATGAAGCCGGTTGATGGTATGGGTGGCCACTCTATCTTCCGCATCAAGGAAAACGACTTTAATCTGGGCGTGATTATTGAAACGCTGACCAACTATGGCGCTCATCAGGCCATGGCCCAGAAATACATTCCGGAAATCAGCGACGGCGACAAGCGCATTCTGATGATCGAGGGTGAGGCAGTGCCTTACTCGCTTGCACGGATTCCCTCGCAAGGCGAGAATCGCGGCAATCTGGCGGCCGGTGGCAGGGGCGAGGGCCGCGAGCTCACTGCCCGTGATCGTGAGATCTGTGCGCGGGTTGCGCCGGTTATCAAAGAAAAAGGTCTGATGTTTGTAGGCCTGGATGTGATCGGTGATTATCTTACCGAAATCAATGTGACCAGCCCGACCTGTATCCGGGAGCTGGATGATGCTTTCGGAACAGACATTGCGGGTTTGCTGATGGACGCCGTCGAGAAACGTCTTAACCGGAGCTGACGGGGAAATCATGGATCAGGGCCAACGACAGGAACGGGCGCAGTAATGGCAGTGCAGGTAAGCGATTTCGACAGGTTTTCCTTTACGCTGTTCATGGCGTTGGTTGTGCATGCAGTTGTGGTGCTGGGGATTACCTTTGCCCCTGAGTCGCCGCGATCTTCTGCCCAGACCATGGAAATTACCCTGTCGCAGTTTGATGACGAGCAGGCGCCTGAGAAGGCAGATTTCCTGGCCCAGACCAGCCAGCAGGGCAGTGGCACCGAGGAAGAGCCCCGGGAGATGACCACTCCGCAGCCCTCCGAAGTCAGTCAGCCAGAGGTGGCTCAGGTACAGCCCGAGCCACAGGCACAAACCGAGCCGGTTCGCCGCCAGGAACAGACGGTTGTGCAGACTCAAAGCCAGTCGAGCCGGCAGGTTCAGAAGCCTGAGCAGCGCACCAGGCCGGAAGAAGAGCCGTTGCCGGTAAAAGAAAAGAAAAGCCTGATGGAGCGCAGCCTTGAGATCGCCAGTCTTGAGGCCCGGTTCGACGCCCAGCAACAGGCTTATGCCCGGAAACCCAGAGTGATGAGGGTGACGGCGGCCTCCACCCTGAAGTCTACCAACGCCTGGTATGTGCAGAACTGGGTCAGCAAGGTGACGCGAGTCGGGAACATCAATTATCCCACCGAAGCCCGCCGTGCCGGAGTCTATGGCACCCTGCGAATGCTGGTATCCATGCAGAAAGATGGCACAATAAAGGAAGTGGCCGTTCTGCAATCGTCCGGAAGCACCCTGCTTGATGACGCGGCGATTCGTATTGTCAGGATGGCTGCACCGTTCGCACCCTTTCCGGATGAGATGCGGAAAGAGGTGGACGAACTGGAAATCATACGCACCTGGTCCTTCCAGCAACGGGGGCTGACATCCGGATGACGGCATCGAAACATTCTCCTCACAGTCTGAGACATCACTTTCTGGTGGCGTCGCCTTATCTGGCGGACCCCCGGTTCCACGGCGCTGTTATATACCTCTGCGAACACTCCGATGACGGCGCCCTCGGGTTGATGATCAACCAGCCTCTGGATATCCATCTTGGGGAAATTCTGGAGCAGCTCGACCTCCAGGGCGGGGAGCTGGATCTGCCAGTATTCAGTGGTGGTCCGGTTGAGACGGAGCGGGGTTTCGTTCTGCATTCGCCGGGCGCCAACTGGCAGAACACCGCTCGAGTCACTGACGACGTTATGCTGACGACCTCCCGTGACATACTCGCCGGCATTGGTCAAAACGAAGGCCCGGAAGAGTTTCTGATGGCTCTGGGCTATTCCGGTTGGGGTGAAGGACAGTTGGAAGATGAGTTAGGAAGCAACGCCTGGCTGACCTGTCCGGCAACTACAGATATCCTGTTCCGAACACCTTGGGCTGACCGGTACAGCGCCGTCCTCAAGTTAATCGGGATTGACTTGAATCAGCTCAGTGAGACGGTGGGGCATGCCTGAAGCCGGCCGTCGCAGTGTTATGGCGTTTGATTTCGGGCTACGTCGTATTGGCGTGGCTACCGGCCAAGAGATGCTTGGCACAGGCCAGCCTCTGGCCATGATCCCCGCCGATAACGGAATGCCGGACTGGCATCAGCTCGAAAAGCTACTGGCGGAATGGCAGCCAGATCTGGTGCTGGTAGGCCTGCCCCTGAACATGGACGACAGCGAAAACGATATGTGTGGCCGCGCCCGCAAATTCGGTAAACGCCTGCATGGTCGCTTTCATGTCTCGATTGAAATGGTGGATGAACGCCTGACCAGTTACGAAGCCAAGGGCGAAGTGATGGCTGCCGGTGGTAGCCGGGATTTCGGTCGCCACGGAGTGGACGACCGTGCAGCGGT
This genomic interval carries:
- a CDS encoding YqgE/AlgH family protein — encoded protein: MTASKHSPHSLRHHFLVASPYLADPRFHGAVIYLCEHSDDGALGLMINQPLDIHLGEILEQLDLQGGELDLPVFSGGPVETERGFVLHSPGANWQNTARVTDDVMLTTSRDILAGIGQNEGPEEFLMALGYSGWGEGQLEDELGSNAWLTCPATTDILFRTPWADRYSAVLKLIGIDLNQLSETVGHA
- the pilH gene encoding twitching motility response regulator PilH, coding for MARILIVDDSPTEVKKISTILEKHKHDVLTADNGADGVAKARAETPDLVLMDVVMPGLNGFQATRQLTRAPETASIPVIIVTTKDQETDRVWGTRQGAKGYLVKPVNEDDLIKTINSLIA
- the gshB gene encoding glutathione synthase, which translates into the protein MTVRLGIVMDPIEDIHFKKDSSLAMLLAAQNRGWEIEYMELPDLYMDGGKAMAHTRSLTVHMDPENWYGFGPARDRALGDLDAILMRKDPPVDREFLIATYILESAEQQGALVVNPAATLRDCNEKLFATQFEDLTPPLLVSRSSKRFREFYAEHGDVIMKPVDGMGGHSIFRIKENDFNLGVIIETLTNYGAHQAMAQKYIPEISDGDKRILMIEGEAVPYSLARIPSQGENRGNLAAGGRGEGRELTARDREICARVAPVIKEKGLMFVGLDVIGDYLTEINVTSPTCIRELDDAFGTDIAGLLMDAVEKRLNRS
- the pilG gene encoding twitching motility response regulator PilG: MDDNFENLKIMVIDDSKTIRRTAETLLKKVGCEVITATDGFDALAKIADSQPDIIFVDIMMPRLDGYQTCALIKNNSSFKKTPVIMLSSKDGLFDKAKGRIVGSDEYLTKPFSKDELLNTIRHYLPVTTQ
- the ruvX gene encoding Holliday junction resolvase RuvX; amino-acid sequence: MPEAGRRSVMAFDFGLRRIGVATGQEMLGTGQPLAMIPADNGMPDWHQLEKLLAEWQPDLVLVGLPLNMDDSENDMCGRARKFGKRLHGRFHVSIEMVDERLTSYEAKGEVMAAGGSRDFGRHGVDDRAAVLILETWCRLQTV
- a CDS encoding energy transducer TonB; translation: MAVQVSDFDRFSFTLFMALVVHAVVVLGITFAPESPRSSAQTMEITLSQFDDEQAPEKADFLAQTSQQGSGTEEEPREMTTPQPSEVSQPEVAQVQPEPQAQTEPVRRQEQTVVQTQSQSSRQVQKPEQRTRPEEEPLPVKEKKSLMERSLEIASLEARFDAQQQAYARKPRVMRVTAASTLKSTNAWYVQNWVSKVTRVGNINYPTEARRAGVYGTLRMLVSMQKDGTIKEVAVLQSSGSTLLDDAAIRIVRMAAPFAPFPDEMRKEVDELEIIRTWSFQQRGLTSG
- a CDS encoding methyl-accepting chemotaxis protein — protein: MKNRAGRIGTGQGGNKLVAGLIASLIALTVLLVVVLFIVNRDSQNDQEYIANSADLRVLSQEIAKNATEAAGGTAEAFNQLRRSRDEFQQLWANVTEGNPETGLPPSELARESGVQQHWNTVRENADSILTTRDAVLGLHEVARTLNETIPQLQVEYDDIVQILLDNKAPSEQIALAQRQSLLAERIVRSVNNVLSGDEDAVIAADRFGRDASLFGRVLEGQLNGNPAMGISKVNDEDAIYGLEAVDELFAFVSQNVDAILEASPDLFKVRTAASDIFQNSEILLSELSVLAESFRAQSGSRLVSPTLAFFILAAMAAMVVFIGLALYREAQARLATTQEQNEQNQNAILRLLDELADLADGDLTAEATVTEDFTGAIADSINYAIDQMRGLVQAIRGTAVRVASAAQETQSTAMHLADASEHQAQEIAGASAAVNEMAVSIDQVSSNAAESSAVAERSVAIAKKGAEVVQNTIRGMDNIREQIQETSKRIKRLGESSQEIGDIVSLINDIADQTNILSLNAAIQASMAGDAGRGFAVVADEVQRLAERSSAATKQIEALVKTIQSDTNEAVISMEHTTAEVVRGARLAQDAGIALEEIENVSMSLAELIQNISNAARQQSSSAAHISNTMNVIQEITSQTSSGTNATAKSIGNLADMASELRSSVAGFTLPEEDMVDHEEEEDSNVPVVS
- a CDS encoding CheR family methyltransferase, which translates into the protein MSELHNNPSPAESTWFLRRLPDMDEAQFSQWQALLEDRTGMTLPAERRSFLETNLAIRMREIGCSSYQAYYETIVFGPDAIREWSTLVDRVTVQETRFFRDPDAFRLVADYILTRPREQFRKHALEAWSVGCSTGEEPYTLAMVLNECMNQLALQPLYGVTGSDISSPVIEKARAGQFNARKLQGMEENMKTRYFRPAERNTVEIVDSIRERVCFTRLNVLDLDKAPMHGMNIIFCQNLLIYFRRWRRRDIVRRLAERLAPGGLLVLGQGELTDWQPPGLQRVPSEHVLAWIKRQTDEE
- a CDS encoding chemotaxis protein CheW is translated as MSAQVAPFAVLTDIAQRSRSMAAGLPEQQEAVELWNGIGFVLAGEHYVAPMGEVTEILHVPRFTHIPGVRPFLMGAANVRGRLLPLVDLAGFFDIPRSSRSPRERRVLVVEQGDIFSGLVVDTVLGMQYFATDSFKAAPTGVPENVQPFVAGGYERNEEVWKVFSAVDLLEDERFLDVAQW